One region of Bartonella alsatica genomic DNA includes:
- a CDS encoding ComEC/Rec2 family competence protein, which produces MFNQNKVEDSLFTSGELSEGKKSNLIWQDASSSFNYVNNINYEKQNIFLFTSLKEAITFFWKWLIDCINKEISFGILFPLILFFFSIGIVFYFSLEREPSWTQFGVLLSIFVGILYILRFYRRIWILVGFLSCIVLGALAAKIETYRIATPMLSSDVVTTLTGRIVSIELGQRGEFRLVLDVLSTKKPVLHHSPHRVRLMARRLPHGLVIGDGLHGKVKIRALSGPVYPGGYDFSFHNYFKGIGAQGVYLGKPSKISVSQPDGILDIFLQKIENLRTSMTQRIRRAIDGEKGSVAAALITGQRAGISNETNEALRVAGLAHILSISGLHMTLLSGIVLVSIRSFLALFPVFSSYYSTKKFAAVAALMMTAFYLLLSGVAVSAQRSFVMIAVMLFAVLCNRSAITMRNFSIAGLITLAVTPHEILGPSFQMSFSATAALIAFFDWRSGKLSSQTRKTIPSYVGAEVIQLAFLPIISICASSFVAGIASGIYAAYHFSNIAFLSIISNALALPIVSVFVISFGLIAVFAMFWDFEWLPLQIMGFGVDLVIKIAHTVKSISPAFNPGFMPLSALILLSIGLVGVTFCKTSIRFFFGLFILAGISVCLVHSPIQLIIADSMKFVGVVDEKKLYIDRYHIPKFTTSIWNKAFGVNETIKPTKYGPSFHGQFICDNHVCASLLENGSRVIVLHEKIDRCLEADIMIKAFALDDKICIKKTKVVFTPQQLLSRGSVMMTKSGKIIWSSRGFHRPWNIHRQHTQ; this is translated from the coding sequence ATGTTTAATCAAAATAAAGTTGAGGATAGTTTGTTCACAAGCGGTGAGTTGTCAGAAGGAAAAAAATCAAATTTGATATGGCAGGACGCTTCTTCTAGCTTTAATTATGTAAATAACATCAATTATGAAAAACAAAATATTTTTTTATTTACATCTTTAAAAGAAGCAATCACTTTTTTTTGGAAATGGTTAATAGATTGTATCAATAAAGAAATATCTTTTGGAATTCTTTTTCCCTTAATTTTATTCTTTTTTTCCATAGGAATCGTTTTCTATTTTAGTTTAGAGAGGGAACCAAGTTGGACACAATTTGGTGTGTTGCTGAGTATATTCGTTGGAATATTGTATATTTTACGGTTTTATCGAAGAATTTGGATTTTGGTAGGATTTTTGTCTTGTATTGTATTGGGTGCTTTGGCTGCAAAAATAGAAACCTACCGTATAGCTACACCAATGTTGAGCAGTGATGTTGTTACCACATTAACAGGGAGAATTGTTTCTATTGAATTAGGACAAAGAGGAGAATTTCGTTTAGTTTTAGATGTTCTGAGCACAAAAAAGCCGGTATTACATCATAGTCCTCACCGTGTTCGTTTGATGGCAAGACGTTTACCACATGGATTGGTAATTGGTGATGGATTACATGGAAAAGTCAAGATCCGAGCATTATCTGGGCCAGTTTATCCAGGAGGTTACGACTTTAGTTTCCATAATTATTTTAAAGGAATTGGTGCTCAAGGAGTTTATCTGGGAAAACCAAGCAAAATATCAGTTTCGCAACCTGATGGAATATTAGATATATTCTTACAGAAAATTGAAAATTTACGGACTAGCATGACGCAAAGAATCCGTAGAGCGATTGATGGAGAAAAGGGTAGTGTTGCAGCTGCTCTTATAACGGGTCAGAGAGCTGGTATTTCAAATGAAACAAATGAAGCATTACGTGTGGCTGGATTAGCTCATATTTTATCAATATCAGGTTTACATATGACTTTGTTAAGTGGCATAGTTCTTGTGAGCATTCGTAGTTTTTTAGCACTTTTTCCAGTTTTCTCATCCTATTATTCCACTAAAAAATTCGCTGCGGTTGCTGCATTAATGATGACAGCTTTTTATTTGCTACTATCTGGTGTAGCTGTATCAGCACAGAGAAGTTTTGTGATGATTGCTGTTATGTTGTTTGCTGTTTTGTGTAATCGTTCTGCTATAACAATGCGTAATTTCTCTATTGCGGGATTGATAACTCTCGCTGTCACACCGCATGAAATATTAGGGCCTAGTTTTCAAATGTCTTTTTCTGCCACTGCTGCTTTGATTGCTTTTTTTGACTGGAGGAGTGGGAAATTGTCTTCTCAGACAAGAAAAACTATCCCGTCTTATGTTGGAGCTGAAGTAATTCAGCTTGCGTTCTTACCAATTATTTCAATATGCGCATCTTCGTTCGTGGCAGGGATTGCCAGTGGAATTTATGCTGCTTATCATTTTTCCAATATTGCTTTCTTGAGTATTATCAGCAATGCTTTAGCTTTGCCTATAGTATCAGTCTTCGTCATATCTTTTGGATTAATCGCAGTCTTCGCAATGTTTTGGGACTTTGAATGGCTACCACTTCAAATTATGGGGTTTGGTGTTGATCTTGTGATAAAAATTGCTCACACTGTCAAATCCATTTCTCCTGCTTTTAATCCTGGATTTATGCCGTTATCTGCGTTGATTTTATTGAGTATAGGTTTAGTTGGAGTGACTTTTTGTAAAACATCCATCAGATTCTTTTTTGGTCTTTTTATTCTGGCTGGTATTTCCGTTTGTTTAGTGCATTCACCTATACAACTCATTATAGCAGATAGTATGAAGTTTGTAGGCGTTGTCGATGAAAAGAAATTATATATTGATCGTTACCATATTCCTAAGTTCACGACATCCATATGGAACAAAGCATTTGGAGTGAATGAGACGATTAAACCAACAAAATATGGCCCTTCTTTTCATGGACAGTTCATTTGTGATAACCATGTATGTGCGTCCTTATTAGAAAATGGATCGAGAGTGATTGTGTTGCATGAAAAAATAGATCGTTGTTTAGAGGCTGACATTATGATTAAAGCATTCGCATTGGATGATAAAATATGCATCAAAAAAACAAAAGTAGTATTTACTCCTCAACAATTATTATCACGAGGGAGCGTTATGATGACTAAAAGTGGAAAAATCATTTGGTCTTCAAGGGGATTTCATAGACCGTGGAATATACACAGGCAACATACACAGTAA
- the rpiA gene encoding ribose-5-phosphate isomerase RpiA, translated as MNVQQLKKMAAFKALEFVEDGMQLGIGSGSTVNEFIHLLGERVADGLRVTCVATSQYSEQLCRKLRIPISTLEKIPELDLDIDGADEIGPEMTLIKGGGGALLHEKIVASTSHAMLVIADETKMVKRLGAFALPIEVNPFGMHTTRKAIEKVADDLGLSGEVVLRMNGETPFKTDGGHFIFDAFWGCILQPKSLSDALLAIPGVVEHGLFLGLASRAIIAMADGQIKVLDSFDF; from the coding sequence ATGAATGTTCAGCAGTTAAAAAAAATGGCGGCTTTTAAAGCGCTTGAATTTGTTGAAGATGGTATGCAGCTTGGTATCGGATCTGGTTCAACAGTAAATGAGTTTATTCATCTTCTTGGTGAGCGTGTGGCAGATGGCTTACGTGTGACTTGTGTTGCTACCTCGCAATATTCTGAGCAGCTCTGTCGTAAATTGAGGATACCTATCAGTACCTTAGAAAAAATACCTGAATTAGATCTTGATATTGATGGAGCGGATGAAATTGGTCCAGAGATGACTCTCATTAAAGGGGGAGGTGGGGCCTTGTTGCATGAAAAAATTGTAGCATCAACATCTCATGCAATGCTTGTCATCGCTGATGAAACAAAGATGGTGAAAAGACTTGGTGCTTTTGCATTGCCCATTGAAGTCAATCCATTTGGTATGCATACTACACGTAAAGCCATAGAAAAAGTAGCTGATGATTTAGGACTTTCTGGAGAAGTTGTATTGCGCATGAATGGAGAAACCCCTTTTAAAACAGATGGAGGTCACTTTATTTTTGATGCATTTTGGGGCTGCATTTTGCAACCAAAATCATTATCAGATGCACTTCTTGCAATTCCTGGTGTTGTAGAGCATGGTCTTTTTTTGGGATTGGCTTCGCGTGCAATTATCGCTATGGCTGATGGCCAAATAAAAGTTTTAGATTCCTTTGATTTTTAG
- a CDS encoding DUF2059 domain-containing protein, whose translation MKKIFFCQRFFVYFSAIAILILNIGMAHAQGVSVQHLNSARKAISAIRATDQFDNFLPNAARDLKDELIGDDPNLATAISDIVDKQALALAKRRSDLEKEIAHVYAKYFTQKELDAITAFYNSDTGKKFLTEVPNLAHDAYSTFDTWRAALMQDLIKNVKKEMSETLNLSNSIMPTNSNTSKNEK comes from the coding sequence ATGAAAAAGATATTTTTTTGTCAGCGTTTTTTCGTATATTTTAGTGCAATTGCTATTTTGATTCTGAATATTGGAATGGCTCATGCACAAGGTGTGAGTGTTCAACATTTAAATTCAGCTAGAAAAGCTATCAGTGCCATTCGTGCGACTGACCAATTTGATAATTTTTTACCAAATGCGGCACGCGATCTCAAAGATGAACTGATAGGCGATGATCCCAATTTGGCAACTGCTATTTCTGATATTGTTGATAAGCAAGCGCTTGCTTTGGCTAAACGACGCTCTGATTTGGAGAAAGAAATTGCTCATGTATATGCAAAATATTTTACTCAAAAAGAACTTGATGCAATCACGGCATTTTATAATTCTGATACCGGTAAAAAATTTTTGACAGAAGTTCCAAACCTTGCCCATGATGCTTATTCTACATTTGATACATGGCGTGCTGCTCTTATGCAGGATCTTATAAAAAATGTGAAAAAGGAGATGTCTGAAACACTTAATTTAAGTAATTCCATTATGCCTACTAATTCAAATACTTCAAAAAATGAAAAGTAG
- the gor gene encoding glutathione-disulfide reductase, whose product MESFDLFVIGSGSGGVRAARLAGELGKRVAIAEEYRIGGTCVIRGCVPKKLYVYASQYAKEFRQSVGFGWQYADPIFSWEKLVEAKNKEISRLEELYRKGLQSNNVHIYESRAVFVDDHTLELSVTGERVRAEKILIATGAKIAPNTAIRGSDLCLTSNEIFDLEKLPQSIIIVGGGYIGVEFANIFHELGVKTTLLHRGDLILRNFDYDLRQLLNDTMIKKGISIIYGAAVSKVQAVRNYYNVVLSNGQTISADRIMLATGRVPNTTDLGLERAGVKVNEFGAIIVDERMTTNVPHIWAVGDVTGHIQLTPVAIHDAMCFVKTAFENIPTTPDHDLIATAVFSQPEIGTIGLSEEDAIHRYRHVEIYRTVFRPMRNVLSGSSEKTFMKLVVNGENRVVVGAHILGENAGEMVQLIGVSLKGKLTKDIFDKTMAVHPTMAEELVTMYKPSYVYENGKKVEN is encoded by the coding sequence GTGGAATCTTTTGATTTATTTGTTATTGGAAGTGGTTCTGGTGGGGTACGTGCTGCACGTCTTGCTGGAGAACTTGGTAAACGTGTCGCTATAGCAGAAGAATATCGTATAGGGGGAACTTGTGTTATTCGTGGTTGTGTTCCCAAGAAATTATATGTTTATGCCTCACAATATGCAAAAGAGTTTCGTCAAAGTGTGGGTTTTGGATGGCAGTATGCGGATCCAATTTTTAGCTGGGAAAAATTAGTTGAGGCTAAAAATAAAGAAATATCAAGATTAGAAGAGCTTTATCGCAAGGGATTACAAAGTAACAATGTTCATATTTATGAGAGTCGTGCTGTTTTTGTGGATGATCACACATTAGAACTCTCTGTGACAGGTGAGCGGGTTAGAGCGGAAAAAATTTTAATCGCGACGGGAGCAAAAATTGCACCAAACACTGCAATAAGAGGAAGTGATTTGTGCCTTACTTCCAATGAAATTTTTGATCTTGAAAAACTTCCACAATCAATAATTATTGTTGGTGGTGGATATATAGGTGTTGAATTCGCTAATATTTTCCATGAATTAGGTGTGAAAACAACGCTACTTCATCGTGGTGACTTAATTCTTCGTAACTTTGATTATGATTTACGACAATTGCTTAATGATACAATGATTAAAAAAGGGATTTCTATTATTTATGGAGCAGCAGTTTCTAAAGTGCAAGCTGTAAGAAATTATTATAATGTCGTTTTATCAAATGGACAAACAATTAGTGCTGATCGAATTATGTTGGCTACAGGGCGTGTACCAAATACAACGGATTTAGGACTTGAAAGAGCCGGTGTTAAAGTGAACGAGTTTGGTGCAATTATTGTTGATGAAAGAATGACAACAAATGTACCCCACATTTGGGCTGTGGGTGATGTAACAGGGCATATTCAATTGACACCTGTTGCGATTCATGATGCAATGTGTTTCGTTAAGACTGCGTTTGAAAATATACCTACCACACCTGATCATGATTTAATCGCGACAGCAGTTTTTTCACAGCCCGAAATTGGAACGATCGGTCTTTCAGAAGAAGATGCAATACACCGTTATAGGCATGTTGAGATTTATCGTACAGTTTTTCGTCCTATGCGCAATGTTCTTTCCGGAAGTTCGGAGAAAACGTTTATGAAACTTGTTGTTAATGGTGAAAACCGTGTTGTTGTGGGCGCTCATATTTTAGGTGAAAATGCTGGCGAAATGGTGCAGCTTATTGGTGTATCTCTCAAAGGGAAACTGACGAAGGATATCTTTGATAAAACTATGGCAGTGCATCCAACGATGGCAGAAGAACTGGTAACAATGTATAAACCAAGTTATGTATATGAAAATGGGAAAAAAGTGGAAAATTGA
- a CDS encoding class II 3-deoxy-7-phosphoheptulonate synthase — protein sequence MITEWTPGSWRTKPIKQIPAYPDKSVLADVERKLKSYPPLVFAGEARDLKNELAAVTQGQAFLLQGGDCAESFAEHEADNIRDFFRVFLQMAVVLTFGSSKPVVKIGRIAGQFAKPRSSNMENKEGVELPSYRGDIINGIEFKADSRIPDPQRMSMAYRQSAATLNLLRAFSQGGYANLENVHAWMLSFVSNSPQGERYELLAERISEAIDFMRSIGITSKTNSSLRETSFYTSHEALLLGYEEALTRIDSTSGDWYATSGHMLWIGDRTRQIDHAHVEYCRGIKNPIGLKCGPSIESDELLRLIDILNPENELGRLTLITRFGYDKIKYYLPKLIRAVEREKREVIWSCDPMHGNTVTVNGYKTRPFDYVLKEVENFFSVHYGEGTYPGGIHIEMTGRDVTECTGGAHAISVENLSDRYHTQCDPRLNADQALELAFLVAELLKKNRHTDSVAIAANG from the coding sequence ATGATAACAGAATGGACGCCTGGCTCTTGGAGAACAAAACCAATTAAACAAATTCCGGCTTATCCGGATAAATCTGTTTTAGCAGATGTTGAACGAAAGCTAAAAAGCTATCCCCCTTTAGTTTTTGCGGGTGAAGCGCGTGATTTAAAGAATGAATTAGCGGCTGTTACACAAGGTCAAGCTTTTTTATTACAAGGTGGAGATTGTGCAGAAAGCTTTGCAGAACATGAAGCTGATAATATTCGTGATTTTTTTCGTGTATTTTTGCAAATGGCGGTTGTTTTAACTTTTGGTAGTTCAAAACCCGTTGTTAAAATTGGTCGCATCGCTGGCCAATTTGCAAAGCCACGCTCTTCAAACATGGAAAACAAAGAAGGAGTTGAGCTTCCTTCTTATCGGGGAGATATTATTAATGGAATTGAATTTAAGGCGGATTCTCGTATTCCTGATCCTCAACGAATGTCTATGGCTTACCGCCAATCTGCAGCGACACTGAATCTATTGCGTGCTTTTTCACAAGGAGGGTATGCTAATTTAGAAAATGTTCATGCATGGATGTTGAGTTTTGTTTCTAATAGCCCTCAGGGTGAGCGTTATGAGTTATTGGCAGAGCGTATTTCTGAAGCGATTGATTTTATGCGTTCTATAGGAATTACGTCCAAAACAAATTCTTCGTTACGTGAAACATCTTTTTATACCAGTCATGAAGCACTTTTGCTTGGCTATGAAGAGGCTTTGACGCGAATTGATTCGACTTCAGGAGATTGGTATGCAACATCTGGTCATATGTTATGGATTGGTGATCGTACACGTCAGATTGATCATGCTCACGTTGAATATTGCCGCGGTATTAAAAATCCTATCGGATTGAAGTGTGGTCCTTCTATTGAGTCTGATGAGCTTTTAAGATTGATTGATATTCTAAATCCTGAAAATGAATTGGGGCGGTTAACTCTCATCACACGTTTTGGTTATGACAAAATTAAGTATTATCTTCCTAAATTAATCCGTGCAGTTGAACGGGAGAAGCGTGAGGTTATATGGTCGTGTGATCCAATGCACGGCAATACGGTTACTGTAAATGGTTATAAAACACGTCCCTTTGATTATGTTTTAAAGGAAGTAGAGAATTTTTTTTCAGTGCATTATGGAGAAGGAACTTATCCAGGAGGTATTCATATTGAAATGACTGGTCGTGATGTAACTGAATGTACAGGTGGTGCGCATGCTATTTCTGTAGAAAATTTATCTGATCGTTATCATACGCAGTGCGATCCGCGATTAAATGCGGATCAAGCATTAGAATTAGCTTTTCTTGTTGCTGAACTTCTTAAAAAAAATCGTCATACTGATTCAGTAGCTATTGCTGCAAATGGTTAG
- a CDS encoding NAD+ synthase — MIQKFIKNDFRVAVAQLNPVIGDIEGNFSLAVMAHQKAKEEGADLVLFTELFISAYPPEDLVLKSAFIKTCEDAVKKLAKITVGGPGIIIGLPLSRDNNIYNGIVLLDEGRIISESLKFDLPNYAEFDEKRLFSPGPRPEPIIYHGLGLGIVICEDIWNDFSLCTELKNKGAEIILVLNASPYYHNKILKRIEVVRAQALQSGIPIIYANQIGGQDELVFDGGSFALNGQGKMMFQMKHFESHISVSHWQRKTTGWQCISGPNENLFTGIAADYQACVLGLRDYVNKNRFKDVILGLSGGIDSALCTAMAVDALSSERVRTVMMPYHYTSQESLQDAKECATLLGCRYEIIPIEQPVEVFLNTMAPVFLGMSSDVTEENLQSRIRGTLLMALSNKFGSMVVTTGNKSEMAVGYATLYGDMNGGFNPIKDIYKMQVYTLAQWRNKNHLQNLMGPKGIVIPANIIEKAPSAELRENQKDEDSLPPYPILDDILQSLVENDMSICDIVKRGYSRETVEKIEHLLYVAEYKRRQSAPGVKISYKNFGRDRRYPIVNRFRDKN, encoded by the coding sequence ATGATACAAAAGTTTATAAAAAACGATTTTCGGGTGGCAGTTGCCCAATTAAATCCTGTTATTGGTGATATTGAAGGAAACTTTTCTCTTGCTGTGATGGCACATCAGAAAGCTAAGGAAGAGGGAGCTGACCTTGTTTTATTCACAGAGCTTTTTATAAGTGCTTATCCACCGGAAGATCTTGTTCTTAAATCTGCTTTTATAAAAACATGTGAAGATGCTGTTAAAAAGTTAGCAAAAATAACAGTAGGGGGTCCAGGAATCATAATTGGTCTTCCTCTAAGCCGTGATAATAACATTTATAATGGTATCGTGCTTCTTGATGAAGGGCGAATAATTTCTGAAAGCTTGAAGTTTGATTTACCTAATTATGCTGAATTTGACGAAAAGAGACTATTTTCTCCAGGTCCACGTCCTGAGCCGATTATTTATCACGGGTTAGGATTAGGAATAGTAATCTGTGAGGATATTTGGAATGATTTTTCGCTGTGTACAGAGCTTAAAAATAAAGGAGCTGAGATTATTCTCGTCCTTAATGCTTCCCCCTATTATCATAATAAAATACTAAAACGGATAGAAGTTGTTCGTGCGCAAGCACTTCAGTCTGGTATACCAATCATTTATGCTAATCAAATTGGTGGACAGGATGAGTTGGTTTTTGATGGGGGTTCTTTTGCGTTAAATGGACAAGGCAAAATGATGTTTCAAATGAAACATTTTGAAAGCCATATTTCTGTAAGTCATTGGCAACGAAAAACAACCGGGTGGCAATGTATTTCTGGTCCCAATGAAAATCTTTTCACAGGAATAGCTGCTGATTATCAAGCTTGTGTTTTGGGTTTGAGAGATTACGTCAATAAAAATCGCTTTAAGGATGTTATTCTTGGTCTTTCAGGAGGAATTGATTCAGCTCTTTGTACGGCAATGGCAGTGGATGCTCTTAGCTCTGAAAGGGTGCGTACCGTAATGATGCCTTATCATTACACTTCACAAGAGTCATTGCAAGACGCTAAAGAATGTGCAACTCTTTTGGGGTGTCGCTATGAAATAATACCGATTGAGCAACCTGTTGAAGTTTTTTTAAATACAATGGCGCCTGTTTTTTTAGGGATGTCATCTGATGTGACAGAAGAAAACCTTCAAAGTCGTATCCGTGGCACTCTCTTGATGGCGCTTTCGAATAAATTTGGTTCAATGGTGGTAACGACAGGCAATAAGTCGGAAATGGCTGTAGGGTATGCAACACTTTATGGTGATATGAACGGAGGTTTTAATCCTATTAAAGATATTTATAAAATGCAAGTCTATACATTAGCACAGTGGCGCAATAAAAATCACTTACAAAATTTGATGGGACCAAAAGGAATTGTGATTCCAGCCAATATTATAGAAAAAGCACCTTCCGCAGAGCTTCGGGAAAATCAAAAAGACGAAGATTCTCTTCCTCCTTATCCTATTTTAGATGATATCTTGCAATCTCTCGTAGAAAATGACATGAGTATTTGTGATATTGTTAAACGTGGGTATTCACGTGAGACGGTTGAGAAAATTGAACATCTTTTGTATGTAGCGGAATACAAAAGGCGGCAATCTGCACCCGGTGTAAAAATTAGTTACAAGAATTTCGGACGCGATCGTCGTTACCCTATTGTCAATCGTTTTCGCGATAAAAATTGA